The following is a genomic window from Phyllobacterium zundukense.
CGCCGCGGCAGAATGCCTCGAAGGCGTCGAGCGTGTCCTGTTCTCGTCCCGGCATTGGAAACGGCAGTCTATCCACATCGAAAAGCATGGGTTCATAGGCCATATTGAACACGCCCCGTTCGCCCGCCGACATCGTCCCGATCGTGTCGCCATGGTAGCCATACTCCATGACGACAATGCGGGAGCGCGGCGTGCCCGAATTGTGGAAGAAGCCCAGGGCCATCTTCAGCGCCACCTCCACGCAGGTCGAGCCGCTGTCGGAATAGAACACGTGGTCGAGACCGGCAGGGGCAATGGCGACCAGTCCTCTCGCCAGTTCCTCCGCCGGCTCGTGGGTATATTCGGCAAAGATGATCTGGTCATAGGTCTCGCTGGCGCGGCGGATCGCCTCCATGATGCGCAGATGCCGATGGCCGTGCGTAATGACCCACCAGGAGGAGATGGCATCGAGGATCGCATTGCCCTGATCATCGAAGAGATAAGCGCCGTCTGTCCTGGCAATGCGCTTCATTGCCGGTTCAAGTGCGTGCTGGGTAAATGGATGCCAGACAGCGGAGCGGGTCACAGGAGCCCTTTCTGAAAACAGGAAATGTCGAAATGAATCTGAAACGCCTGGCGCAATGCACAAGGCGTCAGGGGAGCAAGCAGCGGTAACCGTCCAAGACAGGTTACGTTGCCGAGTTGGGGGATGATCTCCAGCGTATCGGTCTGTTCGTTGCCGATGAACGCAACGCCGAAAACCGGAATGGAACGCCGGCGCAGAGCTTCAAGTGATAGCAGCGTGTGGTTGATCGTTCCAAGCTCGGTGCGGGCGCAAAGGATCACCGGAATCTGCCAGCGGGCAAAAACATCGGCGAACACTTGGCTTTGCGTCAAGGGGACCAGCACGCCGCCCGCCCCTTCGATGACAAGCGGAGACTCTACCGACGGAGGTGACAGCGCTTCCGGGTCAATCCGAACCTGGGCAATCCTGGCAGCCACATGCGGCGAAGCCGGCGTCTTCAGCCGCCACGCCTCTGGGAAAATACGTTCAGGCGGTATCCGTCCGAGACGCTGGACTGTTTGGCTATCCGTTTCTCCTGAAAGGCCCGACTGGACGGGCTTCCAGTAAGCAGCACCAAGCGCATCGGCCAATGCTGCCGAAAATACCGTCTTGCCGATGTTGGTGTCCGTTCCCGTGACGACAAAACGCATCGTCATGCTGCCCTGCTTTTCGGACGCTGTGGGGACGGTGCCTTGCGATGTCTTTGTCCTGTGACAGGTTTTCCGCCGGGCGGCTTTGCCGGAATGGTTTTCATGCCGGCCACCATTGATGGGTCAGGAGGCAGTACCGCCGGCAGCCGCACAGCGCCTTGGCCGCCGATCAGGCTTGGCGATTGATCGCTGTACAGGGCGGCGACGGCGGGGGCTGAACCCCTGCCTGCGGTTAACTCGCCGAGGGGTGAATGCGCATCAATACCGGCATCGATATCGCCATGGACATCCACTGGGTCACTGCCATCGATAGCGACGGTGTTGCCAACATAGGCCGCAAGGTCGAAAATCACCCGACGGCGATCGCTGGCCTGGTCGACAAGTTGAGGGGATAACAGCTGGCTCATCTGTACTGCGTTTGAGTCGAATTGCGCCCTGTGGACGATGTGCGCCGGAAACAGTAACTCATCGAACAGTAAATTATAGATTATTTTGACCTCTGAAAAAATTGCGCCTGAGGTAAGTGGATCGATGGATTGCAACTCTGGCGCCTCCGGCATGCGGGGAGTTTCTCAACTCTTAGGTGGGTAAGGCAATTATAGATAGAATCAATACTTATCTATAACTTTAGCCAGCGCGATAGAAAACGCAACCGCGTTAGACGCGGCCGTCGAAATTTGATCGGCTTTTGTAGGGCTGCACAGCAGCAGGATTTAAAGGGTGGGTGTGCTAGCCGACGATCGCGAAAGCGTCTCGCGTCGAACCTGTGGCACTTCTCACAGGCTTTTGCCCGATCCACTGGACGTGGCGCTCAAGCACGGCAACGGCGTTGTCGACGTTACCCTGGCGCAGAAATCCGAGGATAGCGCGATGATCATGGTCAGTCCGCACTTCCCAATCGGATCGCCAGGCGGAAAACAGGAAACGCGCGCTTACCGAATGAAGGTCATCGATCGCGGCAAGCAGCCGCGGCATGCCGCATGGCACGAGGATCAGCCGGTGAAATCGCCGGTTCGCCTCCTCCCAGGAGCGCACATCGCGGGAATTGTCCCCGGCAACAGTTGCCTCTTCGGCCTGTTCGAGAATTGAGGATGTCAAATGTTGGGCAGCCTGCCGCAGCGCCAGACCTTCAAGCTCGGCACGCATCAGCGCCACTTCCCGCACCTCCTTAAAATCGAAAGAGGCGACCCGGACGCCGCGCCGCGGCTCGCTGACCGCCAGCCCCTGCGCCTCCAGTTTGCGGAAGGCTTCCCGGACCGGCACATGGCTCGCCCCGAATTCCTCGGCAATGTGATCCTGCCGCAGTTTCGTACCCGGCTCCAGCTGGCCGGTGACGATCCTGTCAGCAAGAATACGGCTAATGCGGTTGGCGATGGTGTCTGCATTCGTTGTGCTCATATATTATAGATATTTTGCTTCCGGGAGCCTGTCGAGCCCGGGCGAATGTTTTTCACATATAAAGCGTCTATGCGCCGCCGGTATGGTTTTCGTCATGCAAGTTGTGCAGCGCTGGCTCGAAGGCGGGTTAAGAAGTGTCGGAAATTAGCGTCGAGGGAGGATTGGACGCTGGGCGAGAGCGAACCGTCGCCGCTGTTCCGACGGCGTTGCGCCGCCTCCATGTCGGTTTGTGGAAAGTCATTGCCCTTGAAAAGCAAGGGCAATCGATAGTCCTTCGCACAGGCAATAAGAGAAGCAATCCCCAAAGTTCAGCAGTGCTGGATGGGCGACGAAACGGCCAAATGTTCCGTGCTTTGCCAGCCAACCTGCTACCCCCATGCCTGTATCACCGCGCCATCGGCCAGCCTGGTCACACTCTGCTGAGGACGCCAAGACTTTGCTGAAGGAGAAGCGTCTGTTGCCTCTGCAACGGACCATCGTGAAGCAGGTTCTCCAGCGAATCGAGGCGGCTCTTGATGGCTTAGTTCGTCGGACCTTAGGCAGCGTAGCGCCACGTCTGCTCCCACTGATCGGATCCCCGTCGGACCAACCCCGGGCGTTCGGCGGAGCGCGCGATGTCAGGTCCGCCCGCGCAACGGCTGATCGCCGTCCTTCGCTCACGCTGCGGCTCTTCGAGTGCGCGGTCGACCCTTGGGCCATCGCAGGTGGCTGCTCCGCCGCCGGGGATTGGCCCCGGCGGGACAGGAGTTCCGACCATGGATACGCAAGACCGCACCGACGTTTATACCCGCATCACCTCCGAGATCGAGGCCGGCGCCGGCGAATGGCGGATGCCTTGGCACCACGATGGAAGCTCGATTGCTCGCCCAACCAACATCTCTTCCGGAAAGGCCTATCGCGGCGTCAATACGCTCGCTCTTTGGATCGCTGCTCAGGCTAACGGCTTCGGAAGCGGCATCTGGGGCACATACCGGCAATGGCAAGCGCTCGACGCCCAGGTCCGCAAGGGCGAACGCGCAACGACCGTCGTACTCTGGAAGGAGTTTGCAGCACGTAGTGACGATGATGCCGTCGGCGAAGATGAGCGCCCCCCGCGACGCCTCTTCGCACGCGCCTTCTCGGTCTTCAATAGCTCTCAGGTCGAAGGTTTCACGCCTCCCGCCGCTCCCATCCTGCCTGACTCTGAACGAATCCCGGATGCCGAGGCCTTCATCAGTGCGCTCGGCATCCCTGTTACCTTTGGGCCGAGGCTGCATACTACCGCATCGATCTTGACCACATTTTTATGCCGGACTTCGATGTCTTCCGCGATGCTGTCGCTCACGTCGGCACTCATGTCCATGAGGCTGCGCATGCCACGGGCGCCAAGCATCGGCTCGATCGAGACTTCACCAAACACTTTACTCGCGAGGCCCTGGCAGTCGAAGAACTGACCGCCGAACTTGCTTCAGCCTATATCCTGGCCGATCTTGGCCTGGCGCATCATCCCCGTCCTGACCACGCAGCTTATGTGGCATCCTGGCTTAAGGTGCTGAAGGACGACGCGCGGGCGGTCTTTACGACTGCGAGCAAAGCGCAGGCTGCCGCCGATTGGATGCACGCGCAACAGCCGCCGAGCTGAGCGCAATATCGCCTTCGGCTTAGCCTGATCCTTGTGGCACTTGGATGGTCTGCCCGTCGCCGCGCTTGAGGTTAATCTTACGTGCGCGATCATGCTGATGCGTTTTCCAACGGCACAGCGGTAGTCTCACAACGGCTGCGTTCCTTTGCACGCTGGCGAATATCGCGATCATCGCGGCTTGCCTCTTGACGGCATACACCCGGTCTGTATGGCCTGACCTGATTGTCGGCCTCGCCATTGCCGCCATGAACGATGATGCGGCGAAAGAAATCCGAGAGGCAGCCCGCGAGGAACATAAGACGGCTTAGGCCCGGAGCTCAGCTACGGCGATAGCCGGATCTTGCTTGACTGTCAGGATATCTTGTGGAGCTCGTAAGCTGCTTCCTATGCGTCGCGCTGAGCCGGAGCCACGGCCGGACCATACGTCTTACCTTGCCTCGTGGCTGAAGGTCGTATCCGATGACGAGCGGGCCATCTTTCAGGCCGCGGCGCATGCCCAGCGTGCTGTCAGCTTCCTGCACGGTCTCTCGCCCGACCATTAAGGCCGACAGAGACCCGTTGGATTTTAGGCGTCAAGGTCGATCGTTGCCACCCGCAACGGCCGACAGCTCGTTGGGCTCTCTCTCCGCGACGGCGTGCTCGTCCGACGTGAGGTCCAGCTTCCCCCAGATCGATGTTTTCCGGTCGGTCGGTTTGAGCTTTCGGGACTGCTTGATTTCAACGATAAACGGCTTTGTCTGCTGACGCATAAATCCTCCAGGTAACGAATCGCAGCCCGACGATACCGAGTTGATGATTGAAGGCAACTGCCCGGCCGGCCGAGTTTGTCGCGTCCGAAATCGACGCTGTGACTTAGAGACAGGCGAGCGGGTTGCCGCTGGGCCGTGTCGGGGCGACGAAGTCTGCTGGCGAGCCACCATTATCGTGTTCCTTCCCCCGGTATCGCTGACCAGCCCTTTTGCGGGCTCGATGAGGCATGTCTGATCGGAGAGCGGCTTCACCTCGATCGTCCTCCCGCAACGGCCATTGGCAACTTTCTTCCCCTGTCGGCTGCGCCGCCATTCCTCGCGAAACAAGAAAGTTGCACACGGCCGCCCTCCATTTCATTGCGGCCTTTCAGGTGCGGTCCGATCGTCGCCGATCCTTGGACAGCCATCGAGGCCGCGAAGGGCGCGGCCCGAAACAAACGAAAGGCACATGACAATGGCAACCATCGGCACCTTTACCTCCACCGAAAACGGCTTCACCGGTTCGATCCGCACCCTCGCGCTCAACGTCAAGGCTCGCATCGCCCGCATCGACAACCCCTCCGACAAAGGACCGCACTTTCGCATCTACGGGGGTAACGTCGAGCTGGGTGCCGCCTGGCAGAAGCGCTCCGAGCAGACGGACCGCGACTACCTCTCGGTCAAGCTGGACGACCCGAGCTTCCCGACTCCGATCTACGCAACACTCGCCGATGTCGAAAGCGAGGACGGCTACCAACTAATCTGGTCTCGCCCCAAACGGGATTGATCCGGCCAAGGCCCCGCCACCAGGCGGGGCCGAAATTCTGGAACACCCAGCAATGCCGTAAATGCTGGATTTGCGCTTACGCAGGCGCGATAGTTGCGTCGCCAGAGACACCCATGGGCCTTTCTCATGTCGCTTTCACAGCCCGAGGGCGATAGCCGCGCTTTCGTTTCTGCCGGAGGAGATCGAGAAATAGCCCAACCGCCTCGTCTTCCCGGCCGAAATGATGGACCATCATTTGCCCGTTCGATCCGATGCGGCCCCACTTGCGCAAGAGACAGATGTCGCCAAACAGATTGGGTTCGATCGACATGGCATAGTAACGTGCCATGTTCCTTGAGGCATCGGTGCGTTCGATATAGAGATGGTAAGGTTGCAAGATCACGGGACCAGAATCGTTGATCTTCGTCCTTGCGTCCAACGACACTTATGAATCGGTTAGGCGCAATTGATTCATGGTAGTGATGAGTAGCTCGCAAGCCGCCAATGCTTATTGGCTGGAAATGGGGCGCGTCACGGTAATGGAAACAGCCCGCGCTACGGGCACCAGCCCAATACGATCAAGGATCACATGAAAGCGATGACGGAGCGGAGTCATCTGAAACTACACGGTGCCGGTCCCGTGGTACATGGTATGGGCTCAATTGATGTTCCGGGGTGGCGTCCCAATCATCCCCCACACCATTTCGCTGCGATGTATCTCAGCGTGAAGCGAGGCGTGCGACTACAACCCCCAAAAGAGTGATACCTACAGACCCTATCATGTTTTCTCCGATTGAAACCTGTTCGCGCCGACGCATGCTTTCATGTCTGCGCGCCGGAACCAGATCGCGCGACCGCATCTGAGCGGCGCGTTACCTGCGGTGAAGACGATCTGTTCGTCGGCCCGCATGCGAAGGACTTCATGCGGCTGGATCAGCGGCCGCGCGGCGAGCTGTTTCGATCGCGTGCGCGAGGAGCCTTTCGCCTGGAAACTGCGACTGACCTGGTCGATCTCGACCGTCGTCATGCCGCAGCGGCGCGAGATGTAGTCCGCGGTTTCGGGATCGTTGATCGCGGCAAACGAGATCCAGCTCGCGCTCTCGAACCACTTGCTGGCGGCATCGCGACCGCCATAGGTCTCGCGCATCTGGCCGATCGACTGATAGATCATGATAAGCGTGATGCCATACTTGCGACCGGCGTCGCGCGCCGTCTCCAGGATCCGCATGTAACCGAGCCTCGCCACCTCATCGAGGAGGAAGAGCGCCCTGCCCTGCATCGCGCCGTCGCGATTGTAGATCGCGTTGAGGAAGGCGCCGATGATGACGCGTGCGAGCCCCGCATGCGTCTCAAGCGCCTTGAGGTCGATATTGATGAATACGTCCGTGTTGCCCGCGGCGAGATTGCTCGTCGAAAACGTCGTTCCCGACACCAGCGCGGCATAGTTCGGGTAGGAAAGCCAGTGGGTCTCCTTAACGGCATTGGCATAGACGCCGGAGAAGGTTTCGGGCGTCATGTTGACGAAGGCCGCGACATTCTCCTTGACGAAATCCGAGTTCGAATTGTCGTAGATCTCCTGCAAGCGCTGGCGCAACTGCGGCTCGGGCTCGGAGAGATTCTTACGCACTTGCCGCAGCGTCTGTTCGCTCTCAGCCGTGTGACCGGAGAGGCAAACATCGGCGATCAACGCGGTCAGGAGCTGCATGGCGGAGGCGCGGAAGAAGTCGTCGCGCGCCGAGGCGGCCCGGGCGTTGTCGGTCATGATCCATGTCGCGACCGCGACGATGTCTTCTTCTTTTGTGCCGCCGAAGCGGCCGATCCAGTCGAGCGCGTTGAAACCGGTCGCGGGGCTGGAAGGATCCAGCACGATCACCTTGCGGCCAGCTTTTCGTCGATGATCGACCACCATCGGCGCGACCTCGCTCGACGGGTCGAGCACGATGAGCCCGCCGCCCCATTTGAGCGCGGTCGGGATGGTCACCGACGTCGTCTTGAAGCCGCCGGACCCGGCGAAGACGATGCCGTGCGACGAACCGAACGAGCCGTCGAAGCAAAGCAGCGGCGCTTTGCCGCCCGCACCCCATGTCTCCTGCGCGTCGGCCCGGAACGACACAGCCATCACGCTGTCGCGGTCGACACGATAGCGCTCGCCCATGACGATGCCGCCCGCATCCGGAAACATCTTTGCGGCCTCCGTCATGCCCATCCAGTCGGCCTCTCCATGGACCGCGCGCTTGCCATGGATACGGCGCGGCGCTGACTTGGCAAAAGCGGCGTTACCGCGAAGCCCGACGCGAAGTGCGAACACGCCGGCGAACAACGTGGCGGAGGCGCCGAGCATCGTTGCGGGGTCCGCGTATCCGAGCACGGACTGTCCTGCTGGGACATTGCCGGCGATGCCAGAAAGACGGATCGCTTCGCGCGTCACAGCGATCAGGATTGTTGCCGCGCCGCCCGCCACGACGCTCCAGCCTGCTGCCTTGATGTGCGCAGCACCATTGGCAGCGAAGAGAAAGATCACGCCGATCGCGGCCACTATTAAATAGGGCAGGGCAAGGCCGATCCGGCCGAGCATCAGCTTCGCCTGCGCCGTCTTTCCGAAGGCTGCCAGCCAATGCTCGATGCCCGGCACGAAGATCGCAGCGGTGATCATCAGCGTCGCCGGCATGATGGCTAGCACGAGCCTATTCACCGTCATGGCGAAAAGCCTCCGCGCCGATGGCGGTCAGGCGAGACCGCTCCGCCTCGTCGCCCTTGATCCGTTTCCCGGTGTCGATCAGCAGGCCGAGCAGCAGCGCCCTTTTTTCGTAGCGCAGGCCGGCCTTGACGATCAGGCCGCCGAGCTCGATTTTTTCCCGCGTGTCTTTCTTGCGGGCATCGTTCGACGTCATCCGGCGCATCCGCTCAAGCCTCGCCAGTGCTGCTTTGAGCCGCGCCAGCCTCGTCCTTCGCGGCCGATGTGCTGCCGGCTTTCCCATCACCGGCATTTTTTCTTCCGGTCGCTGGTCCCTTGCCTCCGCGAAACCGCCCGGCGATCTCCTCGAATGCCGCCTGAAGCTCGGTCTCATCGATCTCGAATTCGCCCAGGCCAGCCTTCAACGCGATGCGTCCGATCCGCTCGGCCTCGCGTGTCTCGGCCTGCTTCAGCTGGTCCTGCAGGCGTGCGATCTCTTCCCTGATCTTCGATGACGGCTTCTTCATTTCCGGATTTCGCTCCTCTTCGAGTTGGCGTTGCGTCAGCAGCGCCAGACTCTCCCGGATGACCCATCAGGGAAAGGTGCAGATTTGCACGTCGGCAAAGCCGACACTTTGAGAGATGATCCCGCCGTTCCGAAGGAGCGGATCCAAGGGCGCAATTATACGTCGCTTGCGCGACGTCCTGCTTTGCACCCTGGCCTGGCGGGGCCGCCGCTCCCGACGAACCTGTTGAGATCATGTTGCAACCGGGAAAGAATTCACGCCGTGGCCATCGCCCATTTCTCCGTCAGCATCGTCAGCCGCGGCAACGGCCGCAGTGCCGTGCTATCGGCGGCTTACCGGCACTGCGCGAAGATGGACTACGAACGCGAGGCCCGTACCATCGACTACACCAGGAAGGAGGGGCTCATCCACGAGGATTTTTCGCTGCCTGCCGATGCGCCGGACTGGGCCCGGACGCTGATCGCCGACCGGTCGACTTCGGGCGCGTCCGAAGCCTTCTGGAACAAGGTCGAGGCCTTCGAGAAACGTGTCGACGCGCAGCTCGCCAAGGACCTCACCGTTGCCCTGCCGCTGGAGCTTTCAGTCGAACAAAACATCGTGCTCGTCCGCGACTTCGTGGAACGACACATCCTCTCGAAGGGCATGGTTGCCGACTGGGTTTACCATGACAATCCCGGCAATCCGCACATCCACCTGATGACCACGTTGCGACCGCTGACCGAAGACGGTTTCGGCGCCAAGAAGATCGCGGTCATCGGCGAAGATGGCCAGCCGCTGCGAAACAAGACCGGTAGACAAGTCTACCAGCTCTGGGCCGGCGACACCCAAGACTTCAACGCGTTTCGCGAAGGCTGGTTCGAACGGCAGAACCATCATCTGGCGCTCAACGGGATCGCGCTGCAGGTCGATGGCCGATCCTACGAGAAGCAGGGCATTGAGCTCGTGCCGACGATCCATGTCGGCGTTGGCGCCAAGGCGATCGAGCGCAAGGCGAAAGCGGAAGGATGGAAGCCGTCGCTGGAGCGGCTCGATCTGCAGGAGGCGGTACGGCTTAAGAACCTGCGCCGCATTCCGGCCCGTCCGGAAATCGTCCTCGATCTCGTTGCTCGCGAGAAAAGCGTCTTCGACGAACGCGATGTAGCCAAGGTGCTGCATCGCTATGTCGATGATCCCGGCATCTTCCATCAGCTCCTGGCCCGCATTCTTCAGAGCCCGGACGTGCTTCGCCTGCAGCGTGACACGGTGGCGTTCGCAACCGGAGAAAAGGTGCCGGCGCGATACACGACGCGCGAACTGATCCGGCTTGAAGCGGAGATGGCCGCGCGCGCCATCTGGCTCTCCGGACGATCATCGCATGGCGTTCAGAAGGAAGTTCTCCAGACGACGTTTGCGCGCCATACGCGGCTTTCCGATGAACAGCGAGCGGCCATCGAACATGTCATGGGTTCCGCCCGCATCGCCGCTGTCGTCGGCCGCGCCGGCGCTGGCAAGACCACGATGATGAAGGCGGCCCGCGAGGCATGGGAACTTGCCGGATACCGCGTGGTCGGCGCAGCTCTTGCCGGCAAGGCCGCCGAGGGTCTGGAGAAGGAGGCCGGTATCCAGAGTCGGACGCTGGCGTCGTGGGAACTGCGCTGGAAACAGGGCCGTGACGCGCTCGACGCGCGAACCGTGTTCGTCATGGACGAGGCCGGCATGGTGGCCTCCAGGCAGATGGCCGGTTTCGTCGAGGCTGTCGTCAGGACAGGCGCCAAGCTGGTGCTGGTCGGCGATCCGGAGCAGCTCCAGCCGATCGAGGCGGGCGCCGCGTTTCGCGCCATCGTCGACCGGATCGGTTATGCGGAACTTGAGACCATCTATCGCCAGCGTGAGACATGGATGCGCGAGGCTTCGCTCGATCTGGCGCGTGGTAACCTTGGTCAGGCGCTCGCCGCCTATCGCACCGAGGGCAAGGTGCTCGGTTCGGAACTGAAGGCAGAGGCAATCGAGACCCTCATCGCTGACTGGAACCGCGACTACGATGCGTCAAAGACCACGCTCATCCTCGCGCATCTGCGCCGCGATGTCCGCCTGCTCAACGAGATGGCTCGAACGAGGCTGGTCGAGCGCGGCATCGTTGGCGAGGGCGAGAGCTTCCTG
Proteins encoded in this region:
- a CDS encoding DUF736 domain-containing protein, whose translation is MATIGTFTSTENGFTGSIRTLALNVKARIARIDNPSDKGPHFRIYGGNVELGAAWQKRSEQTDRDYLSVKLDDPSFPTPIYATLADVESEDGYQLIWSRPKRD
- a CDS encoding WGR domain-containing protein is translated as MILQPYHLYIERTDASRNMARYYAMSIEPNLFGDICLLRKWGRIGSNGQMMVHHFGREDEAVGLFLDLLRQKRKRGYRPRAVKAT
- the traD gene encoding type IV conjugative transfer system coupling protein TraD, translated to MRRMTSNDARKKDTREKIELGGLIVKAGLRYEKRALLLGLLIDTGKRIKGDEAERSRLTAIGAEAFRHDGE
- a CDS encoding GntR family transcriptional regulator: MSTTNADTIANRISRILADRIVTGQLEPGTKLRQDHIAEEFGASHVPVREAFRKLEAQGLAVSEPRRGVRVASFDFKEVREVALMRAELEGLALRQAAQHLTSSILEQAEEATVAGDNSRDVRSWEEANRRFHRLILVPCGMPRLLAAIDDLHSVSARFLFSAWRSDWEVRTDHDHRAILGFLRQGNVDNAVAVLERHVQWIGQKPVRSATGSTRDAFAIVG
- the traA gene encoding Ti-type conjugative transfer relaxase TraA; this translates as MAIAHFSVSIVSRGNGRSAVLSAAYRHCAKMDYEREARTIDYTRKEGLIHEDFSLPADAPDWARTLIADRSTSGASEAFWNKVEAFEKRVDAQLAKDLTVALPLELSVEQNIVLVRDFVERHILSKGMVADWVYHDNPGNPHIHLMTTLRPLTEDGFGAKKIAVIGEDGQPLRNKTGRQVYQLWAGDTQDFNAFREGWFERQNHHLALNGIALQVDGRSYEKQGIELVPTIHVGVGAKAIERKAKAEGWKPSLERLDLQEAVRLKNLRRIPARPEIVLDLVAREKSVFDERDVAKVLHRYVDDPGIFHQLLARILQSPDVLRLQRDTVAFATGEKVPARYTTRELIRLEAEMAARAIWLSGRSSHGVQKEVLQTTFARHTRLSDEQRAAIEHVMGSARIAAVVGRAGAGKTTMMKAAREAWELAGYRVVGAALAGKAAEGLEKEAGIQSRTLASWELRWKQGRDALDARTVFVMDEAGMVASRQMAGFVEAVVRTGAKLVLVGDPEQLQPIEAGAAFRAIVDRIGYAELETIYRQRETWMREASLDLARGNLGQALAAYRTEGKVLGSELKAEAIETLIADWNRDYDASKTTLILAHLRRDVRLLNEMARTRLVERGIVGEGESFLTADGMRRFDAGDQIVFLKNDGSLGVKNGMLAKVVEASQNRIVAVVGEGDQRRQVVVEQRFYNNLDHGYATTIHKSQGATVDCVKVLASLSLDRHLTYVAMTRHREDLQLYYGTRSFAINGGLEKILSRARPKETTLDYERGTLYRQALRFAENRGLHVVQVARTLLRDRLDWTLRQSSKLADLAVRLRAAGTRLGLLQIPKMDTKKEARPMVSGVKLFPIPLSDTVEQKLAADPALKTQWEEVSTRFRYVFADPETAFRAMNFDAVLTDGRAASQTLQKLAVNPVSIGPLNGKTGLLASKSDREARRAANVNVPALKRDIERYLQMREAAVQRLEADEKALRQRVSIDIPALSPAARSVLERVRDAIDRNDLPAALGYALSNRETKIEIDGFNKAVGERFGERTLLTNAAREPSGKLFDKLADGLKPEEKQRLRDAWPILRTAQQLAAHERTVVSLKQAEDLRLSQRQTPALKQ
- the bioD gene encoding dethiobiotin synthase, translated to MTMRFVVTGTDTNIGKTVFSAALADALGAAYWKPVQSGLSGETDSQTVQRLGRIPPERIFPEAWRLKTPASPHVAARIAQVRIDPEALSPPSVESPLVIEGAGGVLVPLTQSQVFADVFARWQIPVILCARTELGTINHTLLSLEALRRRSIPVFGVAFIGNEQTDTLEIIPQLGNVTCLGRLPLLAPLTPCALRQAFQIHFDISCFQKGLL
- the traG gene encoding Ti-type conjugative transfer system protein TraG → MTVNRLVLAIMPATLMITAAIFVPGIEHWLAAFGKTAQAKLMLGRIGLALPYLIVAAIGVIFLFAANGAAHIKAAGWSVVAGGAATILIAVTREAIRLSGIAGNVPAGQSVLGYADPATMLGASATLFAGVFALRVGLRGNAAFAKSAPRRIHGKRAVHGEADWMGMTEAAKMFPDAGGIVMGERYRVDRDSVMAVSFRADAQETWGAGGKAPLLCFDGSFGSSHGIVFAGSGGFKTTSVTIPTALKWGGGLIVLDPSSEVAPMVVDHRRKAGRKVIVLDPSSPATGFNALDWIGRFGGTKEEDIVAVATWIMTDNARAASARDDFFRASAMQLLTALIADVCLSGHTAESEQTLRQVRKNLSEPEPQLRQRLQEIYDNSNSDFVKENVAAFVNMTPETFSGVYANAVKETHWLSYPNYAALVSGTTFSTSNLAAGNTDVFINIDLKALETHAGLARVIIGAFLNAIYNRDGAMQGRALFLLDEVARLGYMRILETARDAGRKYGITLIMIYQSIGQMRETYGGRDAASKWFESASWISFAAINDPETADYISRRCGMTTVEIDQVSRSFQAKGSSRTRSKQLAARPLIQPHEVLRMRADEQIVFTAGNAPLRCGRAIWFRRADMKACVGANRFQSEKT
- a CDS encoding zincin-like metallopeptidase domain-containing protein translates to MRRAEPEPRPDHTSYLASWLKVVSDDERAIFQAAAHAQRAVSFLHGLSPDH
- the traC gene encoding conjugal transfer protein TraC, with the translated sequence MKKPSSKIREEIARLQDQLKQAETREAERIGRIALKAGLGEFEIDETELQAAFEEIAGRFRGGKGPATGRKNAGDGKAGSTSAAKDEAGAAQSSTGEA